One window of Streptomyces sp. FIT100 genomic DNA carries:
- a CDS encoding LuxR C-terminal-related transcriptional regulator — MDEFAVALYERTVGRVDFSPAGIAEELGVPQQRAEQAVGVLRELRLVKPADGGADRLVAVSPEAAQMELLVPLEREILDSRHRLAGFKGQLSSFVAAFEKQARTRSEPVVITDDREEIELRLLEAAQGCTTEVLVMQPCVARETRELRLARPLVLEAVRRGVQGRILYPHTARGDSDTRAHLGELLRAGGQVRTTKEVRDRFLVFDRKTAFIPAGEGDAIAVVYEGAVAAFLAGLHARVWESAFDVDSGAAGYAGTLEDLKATLLDLLATGAKDEVIARRVGMSERTFRRHVATIMQDLSATSRFQAGVLAARTGLVDLALRSAA, encoded by the coding sequence GTGGACGAGTTCGCGGTCGCGTTGTACGAACGCACCGTCGGACGCGTCGACTTCAGTCCGGCCGGGATCGCCGAAGAGCTGGGCGTCCCGCAGCAGCGCGCCGAGCAGGCGGTCGGCGTATTGCGCGAACTGCGCCTGGTCAAGCCCGCGGACGGTGGGGCGGACCGGCTGGTGGCGGTCAGCCCGGAGGCCGCCCAGATGGAGCTGCTGGTCCCCCTGGAGCGGGAGATCCTCGACAGTCGTCACCGACTCGCCGGATTCAAAGGTCAGTTGAGCTCCTTCGTGGCGGCGTTCGAGAAGCAGGCCAGGACCCGCTCCGAGCCGGTGGTCATCACCGACGACCGGGAGGAGATCGAGCTGCGGCTGCTGGAGGCAGCGCAGGGCTGCACCACCGAGGTCCTCGTGATGCAGCCCTGCGTGGCCCGCGAGACCCGAGAGCTGCGGCTGGCCCGTCCGCTGGTGCTGGAGGCGGTACGGCGCGGCGTGCAGGGGCGGATCCTCTATCCCCACACCGCCCGCGGTGACTCCGACACCCGCGCGCACCTCGGCGAACTCCTGCGTGCCGGTGGGCAGGTGCGCACCACCAAGGAGGTGCGCGACCGCTTCCTGGTCTTCGACCGGAAGACGGCCTTCATCCCGGCCGGCGAGGGCGACGCCATCGCCGTCGTCTACGAGGGCGCGGTCGCGGCCTTCCTGGCCGGACTGCACGCCAGGGTCTGGGAGTCCGCGTTCGACGTCGACTCCGGCGCGGCCGGCTACGCCGGGACGCTGGAGGACCTGAAGGCGACCCTGCTCGACCTGCTGGCCACCGGTGCCAAGGACGAGGTGATCGCGCGCCGGGTGGGCATGTCCGAGCGGACCTTCCGCCGCCATGTGGCCACGATCATGCAGGACCTGTCGGCCACCAGCCGCTTCCAGGCCGGTGTGCTTGCCGCCCGGACGGGCCTGGTCGACCTGGCCCTGAGGAGCGCCGCATGA
- a CDS encoding alpha/beta hydrolase, with translation MDTRQRLRTRLRTSALAFTAAAGMLISGCSGGGSLSEVFSPSGSSTASAPVGGGVSSAELKPFYNQRLAWRDCGASGFQCATLKAPLDYAKPTGPSAELAVARVKATGPGKRIGSLLVNPGGPGGSAIGYLQAYAGLAYPAPVRAQYDMVAIDPRGVARSEPVECLDDKGMDAYTQTDQTPDDRAEISRLSTAYKGFAAGCEKRSASVLPYVSTVEAARDMDILRSVLGDPKLSYVGASYGTFLGATYAELFPDRVGRLVLDGAMDPSLPARQVNRDQTEGFETAFKSFAADCVRRPDCPLGTTSAADAAGRLKAFFTKTDATPVPASESRELTESLATTGVIAAMYDEGAWPQLREALSQAMNGDGSALLALSDSYYERDPDGAYANLMYANAAVNCLDTPPAFTSPDEVTTAVADFEKASPVFGKGFAWASLNCAYWPVRATGTPHRIEAKGAAPILVVGTTRDPATPYKWAQALSEQLSSGTLLTYDGDGHTAYGRGSDCIDTAINTYLLEGTPPTENKRCT, from the coding sequence ATGGACACCAGGCAACGCCTCCGGACCCGTCTCCGGACCTCCGCCCTCGCATTCACCGCGGCTGCGGGCATGCTCATCTCCGGCTGCAGCGGCGGCGGTTCACTCTCGGAGGTGTTCTCGCCGTCCGGGTCGTCGACCGCGTCCGCTCCCGTCGGGGGCGGCGTCTCGTCGGCCGAGTTGAAGCCGTTCTACAACCAACGCCTCGCCTGGCGGGACTGCGGCGCATCCGGCTTCCAGTGCGCCACGCTCAAGGCCCCGCTCGACTACGCGAAGCCGACCGGGCCGTCGGCCGAGCTGGCCGTGGCCCGGGTGAAGGCGACGGGCCCGGGCAAGCGGATCGGTTCGCTGCTGGTCAACCCGGGCGGGCCGGGCGGCTCCGCCATCGGCTACCTCCAGGCGTACGCCGGTCTCGCGTACCCGGCCCCGGTCCGGGCCCAGTACGACATGGTGGCGATCGACCCGCGCGGAGTCGCCCGCAGCGAGCCGGTCGAATGCCTCGACGACAAGGGGATGGACGCCTACACACAGACCGACCAGACCCCTGACGACCGCGCCGAGATCAGCAGGCTGAGCACGGCCTACAAGGGCTTCGCGGCAGGCTGCGAGAAGCGCTCCGCCTCGGTCCTGCCCTATGTCTCGACCGTCGAGGCGGCCCGTGACATGGACATCCTGCGCAGTGTGCTGGGCGACCCGAAGCTGTCGTACGTGGGAGCGTCGTACGGCACCTTCCTGGGCGCGACATACGCGGAGCTCTTCCCGGACCGCGTCGGCCGGCTCGTCCTGGACGGGGCGATGGACCCCTCACTGCCGGCCCGCCAGGTGAACCGCGACCAGACGGAGGGCTTCGAGACCGCCTTCAAGTCCTTCGCCGCCGACTGCGTGCGGCGCCCGGACTGCCCCCTCGGCACCACCTCCGCCGCGGATGCGGCCGGCCGGCTCAAGGCGTTCTTCACCAAGACCGACGCCACCCCGGTCCCGGCCAGCGAGAGCCGCGAGCTCACCGAGTCGCTGGCCACGACGGGCGTGATCGCCGCGATGTACGACGAGGGCGCCTGGCCGCAGCTCCGCGAGGCGCTGTCCCAGGCCATGAACGGCGACGGCTCCGCACTGCTGGCGCTGTCGGACTCGTACTACGAACGCGACCCCGACGGGGCCTACGCCAACCTGATGTACGCCAACGCCGCCGTGAACTGCCTCGACACCCCACCCGCCTTCACCTCCCCCGACGAGGTGACGACGGCCGTCGCCGACTTCGAGAAGGCGTCCCCCGTCTTCGGCAAGGGCTTCGCCTGGGCTTCCCTGAACTGCGCCTACTGGCCTGTCCGCGCCACCGGCACCCCCCACCGCATCGAGGCGAAGGGCGCCGCCCCGATCCTCGTCGTCGGTACGACCCGCGACCCGGCCACCCCCTACAAGTGGGCCCAGGCCCTCTCGGAGCAGCTGTCCTCCGGCACCCTGCTCACCTACGACGGCGACGGCCACACGGCATACGGCCGCGGCAGCGACTGCATCGACACGGCGATCAACACCTACCTCCTGGAGGGCACCCCGCCGACGGAGAACAAGCGCTGCACCTGA
- a CDS encoding holo-ACP synthase, with protein MTQPLIGVDLVPLSRVRELLDPGIGPVLRRCLSAEELAVCRTPDGAPDQAGIAGRLAAKEAVFKLLGAVGRPVPWQGIEVLRGPGGRPGIRLSGGAAELARNAGLGPIDVSISHDAGFAIAVATASTSLDHPIVLDQRL; from the coding sequence GTGACCCAGCCCCTGATCGGTGTCGACCTCGTACCGCTCTCCCGGGTGCGCGAGCTGCTGGATCCCGGGATCGGGCCGGTGCTCAGACGCTGCCTCTCCGCCGAGGAACTGGCCGTCTGCCGGACCCCGGACGGCGCACCCGACCAGGCGGGCATCGCCGGACGGCTGGCCGCCAAGGAGGCCGTCTTCAAGCTCCTCGGCGCCGTCGGAAGGCCGGTTCCCTGGCAGGGCATCGAGGTCCTGCGCGGTCCCGGCGGCCGACCGGGGATCCGACTCTCAGGCGGAGCCGCCGAGTTGGCAAGGAACGCCGGGCTCGGCCCGATCGACGTCAGCATCAGCCATGACGCCGGGTTCGCGATCGCCGTCGCGACCGCCTCCACCTCTCTCGACCATCCCATCGTGCTGGATCAGCGACTCTGA
- a CDS encoding class I SAM-dependent methyltransferase: MDSIPANRRLWNKISSAYQHKHDPQIGAAPRLWGMYSIPDAHLHALGDVAGKRVLELGCGAGQWSRALAAEGATVVGLDLSEAQLAAAARAMGADRYPLVQGAAEQLPFAADSFDLVFCDFGGLSWAPPHLAVPQAARVLGRGGRLVFNVASPWFEACYDEAASRVTTTLRQDYFGLNTIAEDDGATSYQLTYGDWVKVLRGAGLIIDDLIEPRPELGTPNGYNETDPPDWAHRWPAELLWVTHKP; this comes from the coding sequence GTGGACAGCATCCCCGCCAACCGGCGGCTCTGGAACAAGATCAGCAGCGCCTACCAGCACAAGCACGACCCGCAAATCGGCGCCGCACCCCGGCTGTGGGGCATGTACTCCATCCCCGACGCGCACCTGCACGCCCTGGGCGACGTCGCCGGCAAGCGCGTCCTCGAACTCGGCTGCGGCGCCGGGCAGTGGTCCAGGGCGCTCGCCGCCGAGGGCGCCACCGTGGTCGGGCTCGACCTGTCCGAAGCCCAACTCGCCGCAGCGGCCCGCGCGATGGGAGCGGACCGCTACCCGCTCGTGCAAGGCGCCGCGGAACAACTTCCCTTCGCTGCGGACAGCTTCGACCTGGTGTTCTGCGACTTCGGTGGGCTCAGCTGGGCGCCCCCGCACCTGGCCGTCCCGCAGGCCGCACGCGTCTTGGGTCGAGGCGGGCGCCTGGTGTTCAACGTCGCCAGCCCATGGTTCGAAGCTTGCTACGACGAAGCCGCCAGCCGCGTGACCACGACGCTGCGGCAGGACTACTTCGGGCTGAACACCATCGCCGAAGACGACGGCGCGACCAGCTATCAGCTCACCTACGGCGACTGGGTCAAGGTTCTGCGCGGCGCGGGTCTCATCATCGACGACCTCATCGAGCCGCGGCCCGAACTCGGAACACCCAACGGCTACAACGAAACCGACCCACCCGACTGGGCACACCGCTGGCCGGCGGAACTGCTCTGGGTAACCCACAAACCGTAA
- a CDS encoding BTAD domain-containing putative transcriptional regulator — protein sequence MSERTPATGLPRGGPAGEPGPFGTWLQAFRRRAGLSQEVAASRAGISTRALRDIERGRVQRPQSRTLRRLAEALGLTGGELADLLAAARTGPPRGAVRPRLLILGPLSLQRGQTPVPVTSPMLRRLLGLLALKHPEPSTQQEITDTLWPSGPPTSHQSLIHTYVSQVRRLLEQGVPRTVPPPTVVRTPTGYLLEASRNQIDLGHFDELLAQAERLHRAPDPRAVYESLTQALQWWRGPVLADADPVLRQHPAAVVANERRVKAVLLHADTALLLRRPEEAVPVLWDMVNTEPLHEGLHARLILTLASCGEQAAALNVFSRLRDRLDKELGIAPSAEVRDAHLRVLRQQLPLAQRPDHPAPADRTALTGPLPAQLPARAGSYVGRRRQMRKLDALVSPDPARRSHVVAVVGAPGVGKTALAKHWAHARREHFEDGQLFVDLRGHSPLPTLRPGDVLAQFLRALGAPPDQLPAEEDEAAALYRTLLADKQMLIVLDNARDAEQVRPLIPGAQGCAVVITSRSRLAGLVASDGARQLVLDVLDPDEARQLLGSTIGESRVAAEEEAARRLVQVCGGLPLAIRIAGANLLARDAGIADYCAELAGDDMLSRLHIEGDRRSTVRAAFGLSYCALPAASQRMFRLLGLMPGPDVTVDGAAALADSTSAETAGLLVSLTDAHLVRERAAGRFGLHDLLRSYARELVSREEAHAARQRLFDWYLYHTDAAARLLYPADSASVPCAGTAPSAALVFSDHGQASEWLDSERENLAGAVLQASGTGFTAVAWRLAESLHGYLSAGMYTGDCLKVATASLFAAVADGELRAQAAAQLRRAECHWVLGNSAQALELFGSALELARQAGWLDGQALALRRIGAAHQENGATRLACDYLSRARELIRCGNGAGSADDVTNLGLIC from the coding sequence ATGTCAGAGAGGACGCCGGCCACGGGGCTTCCCCGGGGAGGTCCGGCAGGCGAGCCGGGCCCGTTCGGGACATGGCTGCAGGCGTTCCGAAGACGGGCCGGGCTGAGCCAGGAGGTGGCCGCGTCGCGGGCCGGGATCAGCACCAGGGCGCTGCGGGACATCGAGCGGGGCCGGGTCCAGCGGCCCCAGTCGCGCACCCTCCGGCGCCTGGCCGAGGCGCTGGGGCTGACCGGCGGTGAGCTGGCGGACCTGCTGGCCGCCGCCCGTACCGGGCCCCCGCGCGGCGCCGTTCGGCCGCGCCTGCTGATCCTCGGCCCGCTCTCCCTCCAGCGCGGCCAGACCCCTGTCCCGGTCACCAGCCCGATGCTGCGCCGCCTGCTCGGGCTGCTGGCGCTCAAGCACCCCGAGCCCTCCACCCAGCAGGAGATCACCGACACCCTCTGGCCGTCCGGGCCGCCCACTTCCCACCAGAGCCTGATCCACACCTACGTCAGCCAGGTTCGCCGGCTGCTGGAGCAGGGCGTCCCGCGGACCGTCCCGCCGCCGACCGTCGTCCGGACCCCCACGGGCTATCTGCTGGAGGCGTCCCGGAACCAGATCGACCTCGGCCACTTCGACGAGTTGCTGGCTCAGGCGGAGCGCCTGCACCGCGCGCCGGACCCGCGGGCCGTGTACGAGTCGCTGACGCAGGCCCTCCAGTGGTGGCGGGGGCCGGTGCTCGCGGACGCGGACCCGGTGCTGCGCCAGCATCCGGCCGCCGTGGTGGCCAACGAGCGGCGGGTCAAGGCGGTGCTGCTGCACGCCGACACCGCGCTGCTGCTGCGCCGGCCCGAGGAGGCCGTCCCGGTGCTGTGGGACATGGTGAACACCGAGCCCTTGCACGAGGGTCTGCACGCCCGGCTGATCCTCACCCTCGCCAGCTGCGGGGAGCAGGCCGCCGCGCTCAACGTGTTCAGCCGCCTGCGCGACCGGCTCGACAAGGAGTTGGGCATCGCGCCCAGCGCGGAGGTCCGTGACGCCCACCTGAGGGTGCTGCGCCAGCAACTGCCCCTCGCTCAGCGCCCGGACCACCCCGCGCCGGCCGACCGCACGGCGCTCACCGGCCCGCTCCCGGCCCAGCTGCCCGCCAGGGCCGGCTCGTATGTCGGGCGGCGACGGCAGATGCGGAAGCTGGACGCCCTCGTCTCGCCCGACCCGGCGCGGCGCTCGCATGTGGTGGCGGTGGTCGGTGCGCCCGGGGTCGGCAAGACCGCGCTCGCCAAGCACTGGGCGCACGCGCGGCGCGAGCACTTCGAGGACGGACAGCTGTTCGTCGACCTGCGCGGCCACTCCCCGCTCCCGACGCTGCGTCCCGGCGACGTCCTGGCGCAGTTCCTCCGGGCCCTGGGTGCTCCGCCCGACCAGCTGCCCGCGGAAGAGGACGAGGCCGCGGCGCTGTACCGCACACTGCTCGCCGACAAGCAGATGCTGATCGTGCTGGACAATGCGCGCGACGCCGAGCAGGTCAGGCCGCTCATCCCGGGCGCCCAGGGCTGCGCGGTGGTGATCACCAGCCGTAGCCGGCTCGCGGGGCTCGTCGCGAGTGACGGCGCCCGCCAGCTCGTCCTGGACGTGCTCGATCCGGACGAGGCACGCCAACTGCTCGGCAGCACCATCGGTGAGAGCCGGGTCGCCGCCGAGGAGGAGGCGGCGCGCAGGCTGGTGCAGGTCTGCGGCGGCCTGCCGCTGGCCATCCGGATCGCCGGTGCCAACCTGCTGGCCCGTGACGCCGGTATCGCCGACTACTGCGCCGAGTTAGCGGGCGACGACATGCTCAGCCGGCTGCACATCGAAGGGGACCGGCGCTCGACGGTACGGGCCGCCTTCGGCCTGTCCTACTGCGCGCTCCCGGCCGCGTCCCAGCGGATGTTCCGGCTGCTCGGTCTGATGCCGGGCCCGGACGTCACCGTGGACGGCGCCGCGGCGCTGGCGGACTCGACCTCGGCCGAAACGGCCGGACTGCTGGTGAGCCTGACGGACGCCCATCTGGTGCGGGAACGGGCGGCCGGCCGGTTCGGGTTGCACGATCTGCTGCGCTCCTACGCCCGCGAGCTGGTCAGCAGGGAGGAGGCGCACGCCGCCCGGCAGCGGCTCTTCGACTGGTACCTCTACCACACCGACGCGGCGGCCCGACTGCTCTACCCCGCGGATTCGGCCTCGGTCCCGTGCGCCGGGACGGCGCCCTCGGCCGCGCTGGTCTTCTCGGACCACGGTCAGGCCTCGGAGTGGCTGGACAGCGAGCGGGAGAACCTGGCCGGCGCCGTCCTGCAGGCGTCCGGCACCGGTTTCACCGCCGTCGCCTGGCGGCTGGCGGAGAGCCTGCACGGCTATCTCTCGGCAGGCATGTACACGGGCGACTGTCTCAAGGTCGCGACCGCCAGCCTGTTCGCCGCCGTCGCCGACGGCGAGTTGCGGGCCCAGGCCGCCGCCCAGTTGCGGCGCGCCGAATGCCACTGGGTGCTGGGGAACAGCGCGCAGGCCCTGGAGCTGTTCGGCAGTGCGCTGGAGCTCGCGCGGCAGGCCGGCTGGCTCGACGGGCAGGCGCTGGCGCTGCGCCGCATCGGAGCCGCGCACCAGGAGAACGGCGCCACGCGGCTGGCCTGCGACTACCTCTCCCGGGCCCGCGAACTCATCCGGTGCGGCAACGGGGCGGGGAGTGCGGACGACGTCACCAACCTGGGGCTGATCTGCTGA
- a CDS encoding pyridoxamine 5'-phosphate oxidase family protein, giving the protein MSRFEQLAFTAAVRRVQQEMGSARAADRLRGPGVEAEPLTGAAADFIRSLDGFLFASVGETGWPYIQFRGGPPGFVHVLDEHTLGYLDVRGNRQYVTTGNVRGDDRVALFFLDQARQTRLKLLGRATAVPAGEDPELAERLDSPRTEGTVEQLVTIRVEGFAWNCPNHITPRFSRREVSDALAPLRDRLAQLEQENATLRAELAAHLDAVRPDPPGTRPPHP; this is encoded by the coding sequence ATGAGCCGGTTCGAGCAGCTCGCGTTCACCGCCGCGGTGCGCCGGGTGCAGCAGGAGATGGGCAGTGCAAGGGCGGCCGACCGCCTGCGCGGGCCGGGCGTGGAGGCCGAGCCGCTCACCGGAGCCGCGGCCGACTTCATCCGCAGCCTCGACGGTTTCCTGTTCGCCAGCGTGGGCGAGACCGGCTGGCCGTACATCCAGTTCCGGGGCGGGCCACCGGGGTTCGTCCACGTCCTGGACGAGCACACCCTCGGCTATCTGGACGTCCGGGGCAACCGGCAGTACGTCACCACGGGCAATGTGCGCGGCGACGACCGGGTCGCGCTCTTCTTCCTCGACCAGGCACGCCAGACCCGCCTCAAGCTGTTGGGCCGCGCCACCGCCGTGCCGGCCGGCGAGGATCCCGAGCTCGCCGAGCGCCTGGACTCACCGCGCACCGAGGGCACGGTCGAACAGCTGGTCACCATCCGGGTCGAGGGCTTCGCCTGGAACTGCCCCAACCACATCACTCCTCGCTTCAGCCGGCGTGAGGTCTCCGACGCCCTGGCCCCGTTGCGCGACCGCCTCGCGCAGCTGGAGCAGGAGAACGCCACCCTGCGCGCGGAACTCGCCGCGCACCTCGACGCGGTCCGGCCGGACCCACCCGGCACCCGGCCACCACATCCCTGA
- a CDS encoding phosphopantetheine-binding protein has protein sequence MSSAGIDKVRDWILGRHPERTELASDVDLIESRLVDSLAFVELVYTIEDAAGVEIDFDNIDIEDFQTLATIEKAFFA, from the coding sequence ATGAGTTCCGCAGGTATCGACAAGGTCCGGGACTGGATCCTCGGCCGCCACCCCGAGCGCACCGAGCTCGCCTCCGACGTCGACCTCATCGAGAGCCGGCTGGTCGACTCGCTGGCCTTCGTCGAACTCGTCTACACCATCGAGGACGCCGCAGGCGTCGAGATCGATTTCGACAACATCGACATCGAGGACTTCCAGACCCTCGCGACCATCGAGAAGGCGTTCTTCGCCTGA
- a CDS encoding diiron oxygenase, whose translation MVSDVIDRNDRFRGILDRLATKSIDDYYNPYRLFEWPDRLPEDMWWMSPELTTTYGTEWAEKLTPQQLHTLSKHESINFYSLNVHGIRELLVEVVNRIHTAGFETPSEFFHHFIGEENEHMWFFAEFCLRYGGKIYRQPAGGESAGGEATGSAAKIQSVLVFARILIFEELVDHFNSAMAQDERLHETIRAINRIHHQDESRHIAFGRELVDLLHQDLKQTATEQELADISTYLRRYMKHSFDSLYHPQVYRDAGLERPHEVRRALLESPARAEAELRTFRKTAKYLERTGLIR comes from the coding sequence ATGGTCAGCGATGTGATCGACCGAAATGACCGGTTCCGGGGAATCCTGGACCGACTCGCCACCAAGTCGATCGACGACTACTACAACCCGTACCGACTCTTCGAGTGGCCGGACCGACTCCCGGAGGACATGTGGTGGATGAGCCCCGAGCTCACCACCACGTACGGGACGGAATGGGCCGAGAAGCTCACTCCGCAGCAACTTCACACGCTTTCCAAGCATGAGAGCATCAACTTCTACAGCCTCAATGTGCACGGTATCCGGGAACTGCTCGTCGAGGTGGTCAACCGGATCCACACCGCCGGGTTCGAAACGCCGTCGGAGTTCTTCCACCATTTCATCGGTGAGGAGAACGAGCACATGTGGTTCTTCGCCGAATTCTGCCTCCGCTACGGCGGGAAGATCTATCGGCAGCCGGCCGGCGGGGAGAGTGCCGGCGGGGAAGCGACCGGCTCCGCGGCCAAGATCCAGAGTGTGCTGGTGTTCGCCCGCATCCTGATCTTCGAGGAGCTGGTCGACCACTTCAACTCGGCGATGGCCCAGGACGAGCGGCTGCACGAGACGATCCGCGCCATCAACCGGATCCACCATCAGGACGAGTCCCGGCACATCGCCTTCGGCCGCGAACTGGTCGACCTGCTCCACCAGGACCTGAAGCAGACCGCGACCGAGCAGGAACTGGCCGACATCTCCACCTACCTGCGCCGCTACATGAAGCACAGCTTCGACTCCCTCTACCACCCGCAGGTCTACCGCGACGCCGGTCTGGAGCGCCCGCACGAGGTGCGCCGGGCCCTGCTGGAGTCGCCGGCCCGGGCCGAGGCCGAGCTGCGCACCTTCCGCAAGACCGCCAAGTACCTCGAAAGGACGGGACTCATCCGATGA
- a CDS encoding DNA polymerase III subunit delta' has protein sequence MAVWDDLVGQERVQEQLAAAARDADALVTAQAAGEQPPDASKMTHAWLFTGPPGSGRSTVARAFAAALQCTSPDRALGGAPGCGFCDGCHTSLIGTHADVEVVRTDLLSIGVKETRDLVRRAQLSPAVGRWQVIVLEDADRLTEGAGNVLLKAVEEPAPRTVWLLCAPSLEDVLPTIRSRCRHLTLRTPPVDAVADVLIRRDGIEPDAATAAARATQGHIGRARRLATDERARARRAAVLKLPLRVEDVGGCLKAAQELVDSAGEDAKQVSEEVDVKETEDLKAALGAVAGGRMPRGTAGAMKELEDRQKRRKTRTQRDSLDLALTDLTGFYRDVLALQLGSSVALANEDMRDALDRVAHGSTPERTLRRIQAVLACREALDSNVAPLLAVEAMALALRAG, from the coding sequence CTCGCCGCCGCCGCGCGGGACGCCGACGCGCTGGTCACGGCGCAGGCCGCGGGGGAGCAGCCGCCCGACGCGTCCAAGATGACGCACGCCTGGCTGTTCACGGGCCCGCCCGGGTCGGGCCGCTCCACCGTCGCACGGGCGTTCGCCGCCGCCCTTCAGTGCACCAGCCCGGACCGGGCCCTGGGCGGAGCACCGGGCTGCGGATTCTGCGACGGCTGCCACACCAGCCTGATCGGCACCCACGCGGACGTCGAGGTGGTCCGCACCGACCTGCTGTCCATCGGTGTGAAGGAGACGCGCGACCTGGTCCGCCGCGCCCAGCTGTCGCCCGCCGTCGGCCGCTGGCAGGTCATCGTCCTGGAGGACGCCGACCGGCTCACCGAGGGCGCGGGAAACGTGCTGCTGAAGGCCGTCGAGGAGCCCGCCCCGCGCACGGTCTGGCTGCTGTGCGCGCCGTCCCTGGAGGACGTGCTCCCCACCATCCGGTCCCGCTGCCGCCACCTCACACTGCGCACCCCGCCCGTCGACGCCGTGGCGGACGTCCTGATCAGACGGGACGGCATCGAGCCCGACGCGGCCACGGCAGCCGCTCGGGCGACCCAGGGGCACATCGGCAGGGCCCGCCGGCTCGCCACCGACGAGCGTGCCCGTGCCCGTCGCGCCGCCGTCCTGAAGCTTCCGCTCCGCGTCGAGGACGTCGGCGGCTGCCTCAAGGCCGCGCAGGAGCTGGTCGACTCCGCGGGCGAGGATGCCAAGCAGGTCTCCGAGGAGGTCGACGTCAAGGAGACGGAGGACCTCAAGGCCGCCCTCGGTGCCGTGGCGGGGGGCCGGATGCCGCGTGGCACGGCGGGGGCGATGAAGGAGCTGGAGGACCGGCAGAAGCGCCGCAAGACCCGCACCCAGCGGGACAGCCTCGATCTCGCGCTCACCGATCTGACCGGGTTCTACCGCGATGTGCTCGCCCTCCAGCTGGGCTCCTCGGTGGCCCTTGCGAACGAGGACATGCGGGACGCACTCGACCGGGTGGCACACGGCTCGACCCCCGAGCGCACCCTGCGCCGGATACAGGCGGTGCTGGCCTGCCGCGAGGCGCTGGACTCGAATGTGGCGCCCCTGCTGGCGGTGGAGGCGATGGCGCTGGCCCTCCGCGCGGGCTGA
- a CDS encoding TIGR03618 family F420-dependent PPOX class oxidoreductase, giving the protein MTAIFDETVRARLQAPNIWYVGTVFADGAPQVSPMWVDLEGEGELMFNTSVGRVKEENLRRDPRVYLSHADAVDPFDRVQINGVVTRFIEGQEAHDRMDQLARKYLGSERFEWLMPGEQRVAVIVRPVKVRHIVGVEHFRPGGPAPAP; this is encoded by the coding sequence GTGACTGCGATCTTCGACGAGACCGTCCGCGCCCGGCTGCAAGCCCCCAACATTTGGTACGTCGGCACTGTGTTCGCCGACGGAGCACCGCAGGTCAGCCCCATGTGGGTGGATCTGGAGGGAGAGGGGGAGCTGATGTTCAACACCTCGGTGGGCCGGGTGAAGGAGGAGAATCTGCGCCGCGACCCCCGCGTCTATCTCTCGCACGCGGACGCCGTCGACCCCTTCGACAGGGTGCAGATCAATGGTGTGGTGACCCGCTTCATCGAGGGTCAGGAGGCGCACGACCGGATGGACCAGCTGGCCCGCAAGTACCTGGGCAGCGAGCGCTTTGAGTGGCTCATGCCGGGCGAGCAACGGGTTGCTGTGATCGTGCGTCCGGTCAAGGTGCGACACATCGTCGGGGTGGAGCACTTCCGGCCCGGTGGACCCGCCCCCGCTCCCTGA